CAGCACCTTGTTTTTCATCAAATAAATGTAGACTTCATTTAGACTCTTCCACCATGAGAATTAGAGGTTCATTTAGCACCTTGACTAATTTCATGAGGTATCTACTACATCCAACCAGCCTAGGTACTCGGTAAAATCTATCCATCCATCAAAGCTTGGAATGAGAAAAAATCATCTAATGTTTTGCGTCAGTTGGGATTTAACctgaaaatatttgttattcTGAAATAACTGCaaattaaattcacattataatctcatttttcatactgACAATGAATGTGTCTTCTGTTGTTTTTTCTCATAGAAGAGGCGGTGCTGCTATCGTACCTTTTTTCCTAGAGCTAGCAATTTTAGTCAAAAAAACTGTAAGCCACTCAATAACAAGTATTCCTAATGTATCAACGAAAAAACTTGAAGATACTACTGTGAATGCAACATTACAAAAGTTTAACAGAACTATTTGTTATTTAGAATGCAAAAACCATATTTTCATATCGacaatgaatatgattttaatgtgtCAAGTTTGGCACCACATTTTTTTTCTGCCGTTTTTTCTCATAGAAGAGGCGGTGCTGTTgataaaatttacaaaaataaccGCTTTTCTGCCCATGACTGTAATTGAGAAATAACTCATGTCATGGACTTTCAAATTTCACAGGTGAAGGTGGCTATTATTCGAGAACAGGGCCGGAAAGCGGTATGTCCCTCTTTCTATGGCACTGCCATCTTGCTTTTTTGAAGCAATTGCGcggtttgcccttcaaatggactgctctttaattttttctcttcaaaattGAATTTACGCCTAGCTggacataagttctttaaggggaTGACATAATTTGTGGATATTACGATGCGCagacataagttcgattttgaagggcaaaaataaaaaaacctagcctatttgaaggacaaaaattaaagaccaaacaTAAAATATAGACAAAAGTGCAAATACCACTAAATGGCTTTTATACAAGAACAAGATACCATTTAGGTTTATTGGACAATTAAGTACTGGACTTAGCGTTCCAAGAAAATATAAATTGCCACTCACATTAGGGTTCTTCCTATCATTCAAAACATGGCTACAAACCTGACTGCCACTGCAGACATATTGCCTGCATGTGTGATTCACAAAATACTCTGTCATCTTAGTTATGGAGAAGCAACCTTGATGAGAATTCTCTCCAAAACATGGCTACAAGCCTGGTCGACTCTTCCCAGCTTGGAATTCAGAGTTGGTTATTTCGAGGACACGGAAATAATGGACTCAATCATGGAGAGTTACAGGGATAACAAAATCTTTATTGACAAGTTTGAATGTTCAAACTGTTTAAAATCCAATTCTCGTTATCAAGTTTTCCCTCTGATTCATAAGTGGCTTTTCATCGCTCTTCAGAATGGCGTAAAAGATATAGTGTATGGAGATCCTCACCATTTGATTCGATCGTACCCTTTTCCTATTTTCAATGTCTTGGCAGGAAATTCTTTAAGAGAATTGGTTCTGGAGGGTTGTAATCTGAAGCATGTTCGGTTTCCAAGTGGCGTGGCGAACTATGGTTCTTTGAGAAAGCTTTCTCTAACTAAGGTCAATTTAGATGAAAATATGCTTCAGTTTCTACTTAATAGTTGTCCCTTGATTGTCTCTTTCATCCTTGAGCGTTGTTCGGGGTTGCGAAAGATTGAGCTGTTGAGTCTTCAAAAGATCAAGTCAGTTTCCATAACGACAAATATAAACCAACGTGCTAAAATTCAAGCACCAACTCTTGAACACTTGTCTTATTCTGGTTTTTGATGGAAAAATTTGCATGTTGTTGAATGTCagaatttgaaatctttagttCTATCAAATGTAAGTATATCTGATGGATTTCTCCAGGACCTTATTTCTAGATCTCAATCCCTTAAGGCCTTGAAGATTCAGAATTGTGAGCGCATACGGGAAATTGATTCTTCAAATTTGGTTTCACTTGAGTACATGGGAATTCAAATTCCTGAACTTAAAATGGATAGTGAGTCAAGTCAATTGAAGCACTCAAAAGTCGTGCTTAAATACCACAACAGTTTACATGCTGCATGGTTTTGTAAGTTTGGGAAGTTCCTATCAAATTCGAGCTCTTGGTCTcaagttttcctttatttttccaGATGCAATGGGATCAACATGAAAGAATTGCAGCTTCACCCCAGAATTGCGACCCCCCAAGTGGACATTTTACATGTCAACATTAGATGCCCGACTGTGATTTGGTCAACGTTTGTGGATGCTTTGCTATGGAGTTGTCATCCTAGGAAACTTAACCTATCATCAactgttgaaatgaataaatgtTTCATCGATTGTTTAATGTATGTGAATAATCCGAGACATTCTTCTTCACAAAGAAGCAAACCTTGGCATAGtcaattaaaagaaataaaagctTTTGATGGGGAAAATCAGCCGCTGCAACTCAGAAGCGGGGAGCTGACAATAAGCACCCTTACGGAGAGGGAGGAAGTTTATTTTCTATTAGATTGGTGATGCAGTTAATTTATCACTAATTCAAAATGAATGCACTTATTCTTTTATAGTCTTTATTCATTATTCTTTTATAGTCTTTATTCATTTGTTTGTCAGtataaattcttattttacatCTAGCTTTAAGTTCTTGCAGTTCCCTAACTATTTGGCGCATAGTTAATTAATCTATTAAGTACTGATGTTTGTGCAGAAGTTGAATCATAATATTCTTTATTCTGACTTTAACTTTCTTACATTCAATTCTTTCATCTGAAGCACACTTCCACTATGCTTATGTTATCTTGAAAAGCATGCACTCCATAAGTTCTTAATTTTGTAAACTTGAATGGAATTTTTAATACCTATGTACTCCAGTATTCTTTCTACTAGTTACTTCGTGTAGTAGGTTTCTCTTTGACTTGATATAATGATTCTTGAAGACATAGTTGGTCAGTTTGATCTGTTAATGACTAGGTGATTTTGTGTTTGTCTGATGGATTTAAATTAATGAGTCTGTTTCTATTCTTGTGTAGCTTAATCGAGCGACTTGTTTATCATGTATTTCCATATCTAATTTTagagttcaaaaaaaaaaaaaaaaaagaattgttttGTTATGAAATGGAGATACATCATTctgagaaaggaaaaaaatgagaaagTGTCGGGGAAAATGCATAGCAGCAATGTGCAACTCCTTTTAACAGAGGAAGATTGTTAATAGCCCTCCAAGATCAATTAATGTAGGAGAAAAAGATCGATTCATTGTGCTTTGAAGCCTTAATTCAAACTCTTGTTTATGTCCATGATCAACGCTTTCCCCAACAATTTTAGCTCTCTTGGCCAGGTACCATTGCTTTTAGGGAGAAACAGAAGCTATAATACTAAAAGATAAGTGTTGATTTGAGCTCCCAGCCATGGCAATTTTATCCTCGTTACTCAACCTTCTGGTGCATACTAGCAGGATGATATTAAATGTAGTTATAACGTGGTATACTAGTCTTTTGCCAAACAAAgaactttgtttttcttcttcagAGATGCTCACAAGCGCTTCACATGGAGTAGTTTGTGTCACAAGGTTTCCGATGCTAATGTTCAATCATGGATAAGCATTGCCGCTGAAGCAGAGGTGGGTTCACTTATCCTGAAGGATTCACCTGGCCACGCTGTGTATGGGAAATAAGTGCGTGTATGGGACACAATTGCAGTAATTGGTTGCATCATCCAGTAATACCATTAACCATTGGGATGAGGGGCAAGACTACTTAGGAACCGAGAACTTGTGAAGACACGAGCTTGCGAACACCTAGAACAATCATTTGTTGGTATCAACGACATCGATTACAACAAGATACCAAAAATGCTACAATAAGCTGGCATACAAGGTGGGAGAAACTTTCATCAACTGGCATACAGGTAGTGTTCTAGGTCCTCAATATCCTATTTAATGACAATTTCTTTATCAGTACCTTTGTGTGTAGTTTTCAGTCTTAACTTGCCTCAGATTAAAGTAGAAAACAGTGGTGAAGAATGATGTAACTTTTTGACGAAAGTGGtaagcaaaaaaaagaaaaaaaaaaaggaaccttTTTTACAGAAACGGAGAACTTATTAATCCGTTAACTATGTAGCTGTCATTTCACAGAGCTATGATGAAATCAGAAATGACTACAAAGTTGCACATAACTAAATAGCTATCAAGGAGAGTCTCCTACTATTATTACAGAGTTCATCAAGAATAAAGAAACTTTTCATAATATGAAACGCATTCACAAAGAAGAGAATTTTCTATATAGAACACAGGATAGGTGTTAACACCATTCACCTAGGTGCAGTGGCAAGAGATTGAATACTAACTTATTCTAAGAACGAAGAAACTTTTCATGATATGCAACGCATTCACAAAGAAGAGAATTttctatatagaatacaggacAGGTGTTTACACCATTCACCTAGGTGCAGTGGCAAGAATTTGAATGCTAACTTATTCTAAGAAATTagcctttaatttaattaaaaattgactAGAATATATGTTGCTTGTCGGATAGCTAATTATATTTGACGGAAAAATCAAAGACcaaacaccaagaatcaagagactCAAGTGCAAAGAGGCTCACGAGGGTTAGTGGAAGTCAAGAAATCCTTTGGTATTGGAGTTGGGGGTTTTTCTCAAGcaaagtatcttcatccaaagatcattcctacataatcaaaggtgagttttacatctaacTCATGTTATTCAAAGTATTGGgtagttgaaagacttggattacagaagaaagtagaatatgagctcaaatagggaaataatggtattttgagtagtaagttgaatTGAACAATGATTTTTAGTATGAgatgagcataatcttgttatgaatgatgctaatgacgTTGAGGAAATAATACAGGAAgaatgaatatgttgttgtattgtagtcatggttatggatgactttgaaagtgaatttgagaagtgaaCAATGTTTAGCTAGAGAAATctattgattgtgatattatgggagTTGATCTtgctatttgggagttgttttattacATGGAGAAAGtcgttgaaacaaaggaaatgctgcccaattttctctagctttagttgagCATATTCAAGTGaccgattagctaatgttaatacgaactctcttgaaggtagaaacgtgaacatTGGacgagaacgatcaagcgaaagagtagctaaacgaaaaggtctgtaaggctagtcctttctttctaaggcatgactccatggcatgaattctcctatatttccatgactttcctacacaccggaaattatgagtctatgattataaagagctttcataagataaagaaaagagatacgatgcgagtatgataatgataaccaTGAGTTGATCCTAAaagttctaaagttcatgatatgctaattccataaagttcttgctatgaatacgatatgatgtttctgCAATCTAATGACCCTGTTTACGATCCCTTGAGGTTGCTCGttgtgttacactcaccttaaaatgttagttccttcaaggtgagatatgatgaatatgatcactccataatgcaatcCGGGGTTcttgaccttatgtcaccccgatattgtTATAGATTGTCCATAAGCTCTAATGCATGTCCTATGGCCAATGTTCCGAAAAATTACGAGTCTATGTTCATAGGGGGTTTCATATGAGATAAGGGTACGAGATATGCCATAGatacgataatggtaatgaagaGCCTAAGTTTAGAGATTATAAAGCCTATCATACGATATTTTTATGAAGTTCATGGtacgaatatgatatgattttcatagattgtctttaaattcaaatgcatgctctatgaaaagttatgataagcttatgagatgtatgtgatgataaaaGATTTCCGTAGTGatggcaatgatgatgatgagatataccgagccttgttatggcagGGTACGACAGACATGTATGTGATAtcgtcgagccactacgtgaccgaatacggatattgtcgagccactacgtggccgaatatggATGATGTTTAATGTGTATGAGCAGATAcggtactatgatatgtatatgtatgtgcattccGCAATCCttaagaaaaggtaaagtaAGCATGACAAACATCTCAAAAGGTATTTgatcttttattttatgctaCCTTTCATGTTTACTtatgttactactcatgctttacatactcagtacatatttcgtactgatgcccttttctttggacgctgtgttcatgcctacaggtagacagggaggtgacacAGATTCCTAGGAGTTACTTAGCAGGCTTACAGAAGCACTCCATTACTTCGGAGGTGCTATGCTGAattgttattttgtgtatatatttgggcacgacggggtcctgtcccgtctttatgttagtactccagtagaagctcgtagatacgtatgtgtgggtagtatggcctcacgatgtccttattgtatgtacattattttgatagccgaagggcttatgtatataaaggtgaTTATGTTTCCAAacgaaaaatgattttttttcccaTGAATTGAGTATAAGACTAATGAATGAGCGCTTAATGAGTACGATGGttaatggtatgagcggtgctcggtggttagccccgggtacccgtcatgggcCCTAGTCGGGTTGTGACACTTTTTGTCAAAACATAATCGACGTCTTTAtatcaaaaagggaaaactgATTTAAAAATAGGATAGGAAAGGATTTGTAACATGTTTAAGTAACCAGACAAACCTATAAATGTATGTCAATCCAATGTAGAGGAAGGATTTAGCTTAAACAGATAACAAACTATAACTGAAAACTCTAACATTTGGTGCAACTCAAGTAGCAGGAAGTTGAATATTAAAGGGGAAGAACTCAGTTAAAGATGGGATCTGGTAAACTTGAAAACCGTAACATGTTAATAGTCAAAGAAAAGGTGACCGGAAGGCATATTTCTGAAttattttcaacaacaaacatGAAAGAAATGTATTAGTGGATTAACATGCTTTCACTAAAACCAAACTTAAATTTCCTATAAGAACAGGagaaaacagccccaaacccgcACTAATACAAGCTAGAGCTTTTGCAATATTAATAATGATTTCTACGGTGACGGAAAAGTGAAACCTCAAACAACAAACCTACTAGACTCTTTAGCACAACAACAAAATAGAGAATAAGATACTTAAATAgtcattttttgttttacaaaCAAAAGAGTTAAAGGCTGGAAAACAAGTTGATTACTTAAAATGACTAACTACGATGACATAAATGGAGTCTAAATAAGAAAGGAAATGCTGAAAATAAACATCTAAGCTTACACCCTTATTCTTTCTTCATAACTTAAGCAGATAATGAAACCAGCAGGGAAACAAGCACAACATCATCTAAATTTAATCCTTATGAaactaaaataggatcataaactTCCATACAAGCTCATTTTCTAACATATGAAGAAAGAGTAAACTAATCACTTAATTCAAACATCATTTAAACTAAACACTTACACTAACGACAGAActagaaaatgataaaataaacCAAGACCAAGAAGAACATAATTAAACTAAAGATTTAGTCTACTTGTATTCCCAAACTAGCATACAATCATAATGGGCAGCAATAAGATTAGGAGAAGCTAAATGCTGAAATAAGGAGAGAATTACTGACCTTTTTCGGGTGCAGCGAACTAGGGCTTTTAGGTCTCAGATCTTTGAATAAAATCGAAATGGGCAGAGATTGAAAGGCAATAAAATGCTTAAGTTTTCTTTGAGAAGTGGTAGAAAAACAACAGTAGCTTAGACGTGAGAATTTTCCATTGTTCAA
This portion of the Lycium ferocissimum isolate CSIRO_LF1 chromosome 1, AGI_CSIRO_Lferr_CH_V1, whole genome shotgun sequence genome encodes:
- the LOC132046543 gene encoding putative F-box protein At1g49610; the protein is MATNLTATADILPACVIHKILCHLSYGEATLMRILSKTWLQAWSTLPSLEFRVGYFEDTEIMDSIMESYRDNKIFIDKFECSNCLKSNSRYQVFPLIHKWLFIALQNGVKDIVYGDPHHLIRSYPFPIFNVLAGNSLRELVLEGCNLKHVRFPSGVANYGSLRKLSLTKMQWDQHERIAASPQNCDPPSGHFTCQH